The Arachis ipaensis cultivar K30076 chromosome B07, Araip1.1, whole genome shotgun sequence genome includes a window with the following:
- the LOC107607512 gene encoding protein FAR1-RELATED SEQUENCE 5-like translates to MEIEAKEYFGDHESKDDGRKDGFESDEGGGPDDVLRMEFNTPDEAKSFYNKYSRLKGFATRQGRKLTNSAGDIVRYTFVCTRQGYREKKWLEMANQKREHKIVTRCGCLAEMRIKKRWEWQMFIDYLRSHRRISDVEIVQMTSMREVGINIPKIYEFFAAQIGGFNFVTFTKQDMYNEVRRQRGMQKGDVSAVIRYLEGVSRVDNRMFWRYKVVSENNLCDLFWSDGRSQFDYAIFGDVLAFDATYGRNKYNLPVVVFSGVNHHNQTCVFGCAMISCKTQES, encoded by the exons ATGGAAATTGAAGCGAAAGAATACTTTGGTGACCATGAAAGCAAGGATGATGGGCGTAAAGATGGGTTCGAATCGGATGAAGGAGGGGGGCCAGATGATGTCCTTCGAATGGAATTTAACACTCCAGATGAAGCCAAGTCCTTTTATAATAAATATAGCCGATTAAAGGGATTTGCTACGAGACAAGGGAGGAAGTTAACAAATAGTGCAGGGGATATTGTACGATACACATTTGTGTGCACTAGGCAAGGGTATCGGGAGAAGAAATGGCTAGAGATGGCTAATCAAAAAAGGGAGCACAAGATTGTGACTCGTTGTGGTTGCCTTGCCGAGATGAGGATAAAGAAAAGATGGGAGTGGCAAATG TTCATCGATTACTTGAGGTCGCACAGGCGGATATCTGATGTAGAGATTGTACAAATGACTAGCATGAGGGAGGTTGGTATCAACATTCCTAAAATATATGAATTCTTCGCGGCACAGATTGGGGGTTTTAACTTTGTGACATTCACAAAGCAAGACATGTATAATGAGGTGAGGCGACAAAGAGGAATGCAAAAAGGAGATGTAAGCGCTGTAATTCGATACTTGGAAGGTGTATCCCGTGTAGACAACAGAATGTTTTGGAGGTACAAGGTTGTGTCTGAAAACAATCTTTGTGACTTGTTTTGGAGCGACGGGCGTAGTCAGTTTGACTATGCAATATTCGGAGATGTTCTTGCCTTCGATGCTACTTACGGCCGAAACAAGTACAATTTGCCTGTTGTTGTGTTCTCAGGAGTTAACCACCACAACCAAACATGTGTCTTTGGATGTGCAATGATCTCGTGCAAAACACAAGAGTCCTAA